In the Gossypium raimondii isolate GPD5lz chromosome 9, ASM2569854v1, whole genome shotgun sequence genome, one interval contains:
- the LOC105798386 gene encoding glycerol-3-phosphate dehydrogenase [NAD(+)], producing MRFHFPLYSSSSFSLFSDFTSISSLPLIFSSSYFSTFISMAPAFEPLSPPHQEAEPQTATPHHADTVNNFGNDGQVVSKSKVTVVGSGNWGSVAAKLIASNTLKLNSFHDEVRMWVFEETLQTGEKLTDVINKTNENVKYLPGIKLGKNVIADPDLENAVKDANMLVFVTPHQFMEGICNRLVGKVRGDVEAISLIKGMEVKMEGPCMISNLISEQLGINCSVLMGANIANEIAVEKFSEATVGYRDNREIAEQWVKLFSTPYFMVTPVQDVEGVELCGTLKNVVAIAAGFVDGLEMGNNTKAAIMRIGLREMRAFSKLLFSSVRDSTFFESCGVADVITTCLGGRNRKVAEAFARNGGKRSFDDLEAEMLQGQKLQGVSTAREVYEVLSHRGWLELFPLFATVHEICVGRLPPSAIVEYSEKKPRLSLLEDPACYQ from the exons ATGCGCTTTCATTTCCCCTTATattcttcttcctctttctcCCTCTTTTCTGACTTCACTTCCATTTCTTCATTGCCACTCATCTTTTCTTCCTCCTATTTCTCCACTTTCATTTCAATGGCTCCTGCTTTTGAACCTCTCTCTCCCCCACACCAAGAAGCTGAACCCCAAACTGCAACACCCCATCACGCTGACACTGTAAACAATTTTGGGAATGATGGTCAAGTTGTCTCTAAATCAAAGGTCACTGTTGTTGGTAGTGGTAATTGGGGTAGTGTTGCTGCTAAGCTCATTGCTTCTAACACTCTCAAGCTCAACTCTTTTCATG ATGAAGTGAGGATGTGGGTATTTGAGGAGACATTGCAAACGGGTGAAAAGCTTACAGATGTCATTAACAAAACTAAT GAAAATGTTAAATACCTTCCTGGTATTAAGCTCGGCAAAAATGTCATTGCGGATCCAGACCTCGAGAATGCAG TAAAAGATGCAAACATGTTGGTCTTTGTGACCCCTCATCAATTTATGGAGGGCATATGCAACAGGCTTGTTGGTAAAGTAAGGGGAGATGTTGAGGCTATTTCTCTTATTAAAGGGATGGAGGTCAAAATGGAAGGCCCTTGTATGATCTCCAATCTTATATCCGAGCAGCTCGGCATCAATTGTTCTGTTCTAATGGGGGCAAATATCGCAAATGAG ATCGCTGTGGAGAAATTCAGTGAAGCAACGGTTGGATATCGAGACAATCGAGAGATTGCGGAGCAATGGGTTAAATTATTCAGTACCCCTTATTTCATGGTCACTCCT GTCCAGGATGTGGAAGGGGTTGAACTATGTGGAACTTTGAAGAATGTTGTGGCCATTGCAGCTG GTTTCGTGGATGGACTTGAGATGGGAAATAACACAAAG GCTGCGATAATGCGAATTGGTCTAAGAGAGATGAGAGCTTTCTCCAAACTGTTATTTTCATCTGTTAGAGATAGTACCTTCTTTGAAAGCTGCGGAGTTGCTGATGTCATCACAACATGCT TGGGGGGAAGAAACCGAAAAGTTGCAGAGGCATTTGCTAGGAATGGAGGAAAAAG ATCTTTTGATGACCTAGAAGCTGAGATGTTGCAGGGCCAGAAATTACAG GGTGTATCCACGGCAAGAGAGGTCTATGAAGTTTTAAGCCATCGCGGATGGCTAGAGTTGTTTCCTCTATTTGCAACAGTGCATGAAATCTGTGTTGGTCGACTTCCACCATCAGCCATTGTCGAATACAGCGAGAAGAAACCAAGGTTATCCCTCTTAGAGGACCCCGCCTGTTACCAATGA
- the LOC105798387 gene encoding pectate lyase yields MGSSTFSYIFHILFISLLVPNLASSSPVQDPEFVVDEVHKSINASRRNLGYLSCGTGNPIDDCWRCDPNWEKNRQRLADCAIGFGKHAMGGKNGRIYVITDAGDDDPVNPRPGTLRHAVIQDEPLWIIFKRDMVITLKQELLMNSFKTIDGRGASVHISGGPCITIHYVSNIIIHGIHIHDCKPGGSTIIRDSPHHAGHWTPSDGDGVSIFGSKNIWVDHCSLSNCHDGLIDVIHGSTAVTISNNYMTHHDKVMLLGHSDSYMQDKNMQVTVAFNHFGEGLIQRMPRCRLGYFHVVNNDYTHWEMYAIGGSANPTINSQGNRFLAPNDRSKKEVTKHENAPESEWKRWNWRSEGDLMLNGAFFRQTGASGASSTFARASSLSARPSSLVGTMTMTAGALKCRRGSHC; encoded by the exons ATGGGATCGTCAACATTTTCCTATATCTTTCACATTCTCTTCATTTCCCTCCTTGTTCCAAATCTAGCTTCTTCCTCGCCAGTTCAAGATCCTGAATTTGTTGTTGATGAAGTTCACAA GAGTATCAATGCTTCGAGGAGGAACTTGGGTTACTTGTCATGTGGAACAGGAAATCCCATTGATGATTGTTGGAGGTGTGATCCGAACTGGGAGAAGAACCGGCAAAGGTTAGCCGATTGCGCGATTGGGTTCGGGAAGCATGCCATGGGAGGCAAAAATGGTCGAATCTATGTTATTACGGATGCCGGCGATGACGACCCGGTGAACCCTAGGCCGGGTACTTTAAGGCATGCTGTGATTCAAGACGAGCCATTGTGGATTATTTTCAAGAGAGATATGGTGATTACGTTGAAACAAGAATTGTTGATGAACTCTTTCAAGACAATAGACGGTCGAGGTGCGAGCGTTCACATATCGGGTGGACCATGCATCACCATCCATTATGTGTCGAACATCATCATCCATGGCATCCACATACATGATTGTAAACCCGGGGGTAGTACAATTATAAGAGACTCTCCCCATCATGCAGGGCATTGGACTCCATCGGACGGTGATGGTGTCTCAATCTTTGGCAGCAAGAATATATGGGTTGACCATTGTTCATTGTCGAATTGTCATGATGGACTCATCGATGTCATCCATGGATCCACCGCCGTGACTATATCAAACAACTACATGACCCATCATGATAAAGTCATGCTTTTGGGCCACAGTGATTCCTATATGCAAGATAAAAACATGCAAGTCACTGTTGCCTTTAACCATTTCGGGGAAGGTCTAATTCAAAGAATGCCAAGGTGTAGACTTGGATATTTCCATGTGGTGAACAACGATTACACCCATTGGGAAATGTACGCCATTGGTGGCAGTGCAAACCCTACTATCAACAGCCAAGGAAACAGGTTTCTAGCACCCAATGATAGATCAAAGAAAGAg GTGACCAAACATGAGAATGCACCAGAGAGTGAATGGAAACGCTGGAACTGGAGATCCGAAGGAGACTTGATGTTGAATGGAGCCTTTTTCAGGCAAACCGGTGCTTCTGGTGCATCTTCAACCTTTGCTAGGGCTTCGAGCCTTAGTGCTAGACCATCTTCTCTTGTGGGTACAATGACAATGACTGCTGGCGCACTCAAATGTAGAAGGGGTTCCCACTGCTAG